One part of the Marinobacterium rhizophilum genome encodes these proteins:
- a CDS encoding acyl-CoA dehydrogenase produces MTNKASFNWEDPLLLDQQLTDEERMVANTARQFATDKLAPRVLEAFRREYTDPAIFREMGETGLLGATIPEQYGGSGMNYVCYGLIAREVERVDSGYRSMMSVQSSLVMVPINEFGNEATRQKYLPKLASGEWIGCFGLTEPNHGSDPGAMITRARKVEGGYRLTGNKMWITNSPIADVFVVWAKDDAGEIRGFVLEKGWDGLSAPAIHGKVGLRASITGEIVMDNVFVPEENAFPDVRGLKGPFTCLNSARYGISWGALGAAEDCWHTARQYTLDRQQFGRPLAQNQLIQKKLADMQTEICLALQGCLRLGRMKDEGIAAVEITSIMKRNSCGKSLDIARLARDMLGGNGISDEFGVARHLVNLEVVNTYEGTHDIHALILGRAQTGLQAFY; encoded by the coding sequence ATGACTAACAAGGCAAGTTTCAACTGGGAAGATCCGTTGCTGCTCGATCAGCAGCTGACCGACGAAGAGCGCATGGTGGCTAACACCGCACGGCAATTTGCCACGGACAAGCTGGCTCCGCGGGTACTGGAGGCGTTTCGCCGCGAGTATACGGATCCGGCGATCTTCCGTGAAATGGGCGAAACCGGTCTGCTGGGCGCAACCATACCGGAGCAATATGGCGGCAGTGGCATGAACTACGTCTGCTACGGACTGATCGCGCGTGAAGTTGAACGGGTCGATTCGGGGTATCGCTCGATGATGAGCGTACAGTCCTCGCTGGTAATGGTGCCGATCAATGAGTTCGGCAACGAAGCGACCCGGCAGAAATACCTGCCCAAGCTCGCCAGCGGCGAGTGGATAGGCTGCTTTGGCCTGACCGAGCCGAATCACGGTTCAGACCCGGGCGCTATGATCACCCGCGCCCGCAAGGTCGAGGGGGGCTATCGCCTGACCGGCAACAAGATGTGGATCACCAACAGTCCCATTGCCGACGTTTTTGTGGTCTGGGCCAAGGATGATGCCGGCGAAATCCGCGGCTTTGTACTGGAAAAGGGCTGGGACGGCCTGTCCGCCCCGGCGATCCACGGTAAGGTCGGTCTGCGGGCATCCATTACCGGCGAAATCGTCATGGACAACGTTTTTGTGCCGGAGGAAAACGCTTTCCCCGACGTGCGTGGCCTGAAAGGTCCCTTCACCTGTCTGAATTCGGCCCGCTATGGCATCAGCTGGGGCGCGCTCGGTGCCGCTGAGGACTGCTGGCATACCGCCCGTCAGTATACGCTGGACCGCCAGCAGTTCGGTCGCCCGCTGGCGCAGAATCAGCTGATCCAGAAAAAGCTCGCTGACATGCAGACTGAAATCTGCTTGGCGCTGCAGGGTTGCCTGCGCCTAGGGCGGATGAAGGACGAGGGCATAGCGGCGGTTGAAATCACCTCTATCATGAAGCGCAACAGTTGCGGCAAGTCGCTGGATATTGCCCGCTTGGCGCGCGACATGCTCGGCGGCAATGGCATCAGTGACGAATTTGGCGTCGCGCGCCACCTCGTCAATCTCGAAGTGGTCAACACCTACGAAGGCACCCACGATATTCATGCGTTGATCCTGGGGCGTGCTCAGACCGGGCTGCAGGCGTTTTACTGA